One genomic region from Evansella sp. LMS18 encodes:
- the ggt gene encoding gamma-glutamyltransferase, with product MKRQNFIRMVSLLTVFALLFSASPFYMNASAKNYEMEFNATATGTDGMVSTSHPIASQVGADILNKGGNAVDAAVAIQYALNVVEPMMSGIGGGGFMMVYDGDEDDITIVNSRERAPAGATPDMFLDDNGNAIPFQQRVRHGNSVGVPGTLKGLEEALDRWGSRPRQQLITPAVQLAQKGFEIDAQLAEAIRNNADKLSATPAAEVFLPGGEPLTEGDLLVQEDLARTLKTIRTQGADAFYHGEIAEAIAGVVQDFGGSMTAEDLANYQLTIDEPVYGEYKDYTIASMPPPSSGGTFLIQMLKILEDFDIGQYDVRSWEKYHLLSETMRLAYADRAAYAGDPEFIDVPVDGLLHPDYIEERRSLISLESVMEDIEPGDPWAYQEGTANYEAEASAHDSESSPGETTHFTVADRWGNVVSYTSTIEQIFGSGIMVPGYGIMLNNELTDFDAVPGGANEVQPNKRPLSSMTPTMVLEDGQPVLTLGSPGGPRIITAVLQVFLNIAEYDMDLQDAVAEPRIYNTHTTQTWWETGVPDDVRAYLTQMGHDFQTNPNSVGNVQSILIENGEFYGVADERRDGSAIGVNRPGNRHGQRN from the coding sequence ATGAAACGTCAAAACTTCATCAGAATGGTATCCTTACTTACTGTTTTTGCTTTATTGTTTTCGGCAAGTCCGTTTTATATGAATGCAAGCGCGAAAAATTATGAGATGGAATTTAATGCAACGGCAACCGGCACAGATGGGATGGTTTCCACCTCTCATCCGATTGCTTCGCAAGTAGGGGCGGATATACTTAATAAGGGCGGTAATGCAGTGGATGCCGCTGTTGCAATTCAATATGCACTAAATGTCGTAGAGCCGATGATGTCAGGAATCGGGGGCGGCGGTTTTATGATGGTATATGATGGAGACGAAGATGATATAACAATAGTAAACAGCCGTGAAAGAGCGCCTGCGGGGGCGACACCGGATATGTTCCTTGACGATAATGGTAATGCTATACCATTTCAGCAACGTGTGAGGCACGGAAACTCTGTCGGGGTGCCAGGAACGTTAAAAGGACTGGAAGAAGCACTTGACCGCTGGGGTTCCAGACCTCGCCAGCAATTGATAACTCCTGCTGTACAGCTAGCGCAAAAAGGATTTGAAATTGACGCACAGCTTGCAGAGGCAATCCGGAACAATGCTGACAAGCTCTCGGCCACACCGGCAGCAGAAGTGTTTTTGCCTGGAGGAGAACCGTTAACTGAAGGAGACCTTCTAGTACAGGAAGACTTAGCCCGTACCCTGAAAACAATTCGCACCCAAGGAGCAGATGCTTTTTATCATGGAGAAATAGCAGAGGCGATCGCTGGTGTTGTGCAGGATTTCGGAGGAAGTATGACAGCTGAAGACCTTGCAAACTATCAACTGACGATTGATGAGCCTGTTTACGGCGAGTATAAAGACTATACAATCGCAAGTATGCCGCCGCCAAGCTCAGGAGGAACGTTCCTGATTCAAATGCTGAAAATTCTCGAGGATTTTGACATTGGGCAGTATGACGTACGTTCCTGGGAAAAATATCATCTTCTTTCTGAAACAATGAGGTTGGCATACGCAGACAGAGCTGCTTACGCAGGGGACCCGGAATTCATTGATGTGCCGGTAGATGGCTTGCTGCATCCGGACTATATTGAAGAAAGACGCTCCCTCATTTCCCTGGAATCTGTAATGGAAGATATTGAGCCAGGTGATCCTTGGGCTTATCAGGAAGGAACGGCGAATTATGAAGCTGAAGCTTCCGCACATGATTCGGAGAGCAGTCCAGGAGAAACGACACATTTTACGGTAGCTGACCGCTGGGGAAATGTCGTTTCCTATACAAGTACAATTGAACAGATTTTCGGATCTGGGATAATGGTTCCAGGATACGGAATTATGCTGAATAATGAATTAACCGACTTCGATGCAGTCCCGGGCGGAGCAAACGAAGTACAGCCTAATAAGCGCCCGTTGAGCAGTATGACACCAACGATGGTCCTGGAGGATGGGCAGCCTGTGCTTACGCTTGGCTCTCCAGGCGGACCGCGGATTATAACCGCAGTACTGCAGGTGTTCCTGAACATAGCAGAATACGATATGGATCTGCAGGATGCAGTTGCTGAGCCAAGGATATATAATACCCATACAACCCAGACCTGGTGGGAAACAGGAGTACCTGACGACGTGAGGGCTTACCTGACCCAAATGGGGCATGATTTCCAGACAAACCCTAACTCTGTTGGAAACGTGCAGAGTATCTTAATAGAAAACGGTGAATTTTACGGAGTAGCTGATGAAAGGAGAGACGGGTCTGCGATAGGGGTAAACCGTCCTGGAAACAGACACGGCCAGCGTAATTAA
- the prfB gene encoding peptide chain release factor 2 (programmed frameshift): MEIAELRQELASMATRLENFRGSLDLEEKETRIAELEDIMSEPSFWDNQDEAQKIINENNVLKSSVDAYKKLSEKHEDLEVSYELVKEEGDEELAAELEAGVKELADELNDFELELLLSEPYDKNNAMLELHPGAGGTESQDWASMLLRMYTRWAEQRGFKVETLNYLPGDEAGVKSVTLHIKGHNAYGYLKAEKGVHRLVRISPFDSSGRRHTSFVSCEVMPELDDNVEINISPDEIKVDTYRASGAGGQHINTTDSAVRITHTPTNTVVTCQSERSQIKNREQAMKMLKAKLFQLELEKQRQELDEIRGEQSDISWGSQIRSYVFHPYNMVKDHRTNYETGNTQAVMDGDLDPFIDSYLRSQIK, from the exons ATGGAAATAGCAGAATTAAGACAGGAACTTGCATCAATGGCAACACGACTAGAAAACTTTAGGGGGTCTCTT GACTTAGAAGAAAAAGAGACTCGTATAGCTGAACTTGAAGACATTATGTCTGAACCTTCTTTCTGGGATAATCAGGATGAAGCCCAGAAAATCATCAATGAGAACAACGTGCTTAAAAGTTCTGTTGATGCATACAAGAAACTTAGTGAAAAACATGAGGACCTGGAAGTCTCTTATGAACTCGTAAAAGAAGAAGGGGACGAGGAGCTTGCGGCGGAACTGGAAGCAGGAGTTAAAGAACTTGCAGATGAGCTGAATGATTTCGAGCTTGAACTTCTGTTAAGCGAGCCATACGATAAAAACAATGCGATGCTCGAACTGCATCCAGGTGCCGGCGGAACTGAATCACAGGACTGGGCTTCCATGCTTTTACGCATGTATACCCGCTGGGCGGAGCAAAGAGGCTTTAAAGTGGAGACACTTAACTATCTGCCAGGGGATGAGGCCGGCGTGAAAAGCGTTACGCTCCATATAAAAGGGCATAATGCATACGGCTACCTGAAAGCGGAAAAAGGGGTCCATCGTCTCGTAAGGATTTCTCCGTTCGATTCCTCAGGCCGGCGCCATACTTCGTTCGTTTCCTGTGAAGTAATGCCTGAACTTGATGATAATGTGGAGATTAATATTTCGCCGGATGAAATCAAGGTGGATACGTACCGTGCAAGTGGAGCGGGCGGACAGCATATCAACACTACAGATTCCGCAGTGAGGATAACACATACACCTACAAACACGGTCGTTACCTGCCAGTCGGAACGGTCCCAGATTAAAAACCGGGAACAGGCGATGAAGATGCTTAAGGCTAAGCTTTTCCAGCTTGAACTGGAGAAGCAGCGCCAGGAGCTGGATGAAATCCGCGGCGAACAGTCTGATATCAGCTGGGGCAGCCAGATTCGTTCTTATGTGTTCCATCCATATAATATGGTGAAGGACCACCGCACCAACTATGAAACAGGGAATACCCAAGCTGTCATGGATGGGGACCTTGATCCATTTATCGATTCCTATCTCCGGTCGCAAATTAAATAA
- the secA gene encoding preprotein translocase subunit SecA: MLGLLKKVIGDGDTRHLKKLQKRADQIEALADDIKKLSDDGLRQKTEEFKERYRNGESLDDMLPEAFAVVREGSTRALGMTHYPVQLLGGMVLHHGDIAEMKTGEGKTLVATLAVYLNALTEKGVHVVTVNEYLAKRDAEQMGELYTFLGLTVGLNISGMSKDEKREAYACDVTYGTNNEFGFDYLRDNMVQYKDQMVQRPLYFAIVDEVDSILIDEARTPLIISGSAERTTEFYTTANSFVRMLKEDVDYTYDEKTKNVQLADEGVSKAERVFKIDNLFDAEHVQLNHHINQALKAHKVMVKDEDYVVQDGQVVIVDQFTGRLMSGRRYSDGLHQAIEAKEGLEIKRESKTLASITFQNYFRMYEKLAGMTGTAKTEEEELRNIYNMNVYSVPTNEQVIRIDQPDLIYKTMESKFRAITEKIAELHEKGQPVLVGTVNVDTSELISGMLKKKRVPHNVLNAKNHAREAEIIENAGQKKAVTIATNMAGRGTDIKLGEGVKELGGLFVLGTERHESRRIDNQLRGRSGRQGDPGESRFFLSLEDTLMRRFGSDNMRNMMEKLGMEEDQPIESKLVSRAVEQAQKRVEGNNFDARKQLLQYDDVMREQRDIIYEQRMEVLESDNLRSVVEKMIESTVERTISSYTPAEEVPEDWNLQGAVDYINATVLNEEEITLKDITGLEPEEMTELILDKVQEEYNKREEQITPETMREFEKVILLRTVDQKWMDHIDQMEQLRQGIHLRAYGQNDPLREYKFEGFEMFEAMIAAIEEEVSRYIMKATVQSDQNLERKQVAEGKAVHKSVNEANEEKKKKTPVRNDNVVGRNDPCPCGSGKKYKQCHGR; this comes from the coding sequence ATGTTAGGCTTATTAAAAAAGGTCATTGGAGATGGAGATACGCGTCATCTTAAAAAGCTGCAAAAAAGAGCGGACCAGATTGAAGCTCTGGCTGACGATATAAAGAAGCTCAGCGACGACGGACTGCGTCAGAAAACAGAGGAATTTAAAGAAAGATACAGGAACGGGGAATCACTGGATGACATGCTTCCGGAAGCTTTCGCAGTAGTGCGCGAAGGCTCTACCCGGGCACTTGGCATGACCCATTATCCTGTACAGCTCCTCGGAGGTATGGTCCTTCATCATGGAGATATTGCAGAAATGAAAACCGGGGAAGGTAAAACGCTTGTTGCGACACTGGCTGTTTACCTGAACGCCCTGACAGAAAAAGGGGTTCACGTTGTAACGGTCAACGAATACCTTGCTAAACGTGACGCCGAGCAAATGGGGGAACTGTATACGTTTCTCGGCTTAACAGTTGGCCTGAATATATCCGGAATGTCCAAAGATGAGAAACGGGAAGCTTATGCTTGTGACGTCACTTACGGGACAAACAATGAATTTGGCTTTGATTACCTGAGGGACAATATGGTGCAGTATAAGGACCAGATGGTGCAGCGCCCGCTTTATTTTGCCATCGTCGATGAAGTTGACTCTATTTTAATCGATGAAGCCCGCACCCCTTTAATCATTTCAGGTTCTGCTGAAAGAACGACTGAATTTTACACAACGGCAAATTCTTTTGTCCGTATGCTGAAAGAAGATGTGGACTATACGTATGACGAGAAAACGAAGAACGTACAGCTCGCCGATGAGGGTGTGAGTAAAGCGGAACGAGTTTTCAAGATAGATAATCTGTTTGATGCGGAACATGTTCAGCTTAACCATCATATAAACCAGGCGCTTAAAGCCCACAAGGTAATGGTGAAGGATGAAGATTATGTAGTTCAGGACGGCCAGGTTGTGATTGTGGACCAGTTCACCGGAAGGCTTATGAGCGGACGCCGGTACAGCGACGGTCTTCACCAGGCGATTGAAGCAAAAGAAGGCCTGGAGATCAAGCGGGAAAGCAAGACGCTTGCGTCAATCACATTCCAGAACTACTTCCGAATGTATGAAAAGCTGGCAGGTATGACCGGTACGGCCAAAACAGAGGAAGAAGAATTACGCAACATCTATAATATGAACGTGTATTCTGTTCCGACAAACGAGCAGGTCATCCGTATTGACCAGCCTGACTTGATTTATAAAACAATGGAGTCGAAGTTCCGCGCAATTACTGAAAAAATAGCTGAGCTTCATGAGAAAGGGCAACCTGTACTGGTAGGTACAGTAAATGTGGATACATCTGAGCTCATTTCAGGGATGCTGAAGAAAAAACGAGTTCCCCATAATGTATTGAATGCGAAGAACCATGCCCGTGAAGCTGAGATTATTGAAAATGCAGGCCAGAAAAAGGCAGTGACGATTGCTACAAACATGGCCGGTCGTGGTACAGATATTAAACTCGGCGAAGGTGTTAAAGAGCTGGGCGGACTTTTTGTATTAGGTACAGAACGCCACGAAAGCCGCCGTATCGATAATCAGCTCCGTGGACGTTCAGGCCGTCAGGGTGACCCTGGTGAATCGAGGTTTTTCCTGTCACTGGAAGACACACTGATGCGCCGCTTTGGTTCAGATAATATGCGTAATATGATGGAGAAGCTCGGTATGGAAGAAGATCAGCCAATCGAGAGTAAGCTCGTTTCCCGTGCGGTTGAGCAAGCTCAGAAACGGGTGGAAGGAAATAACTTCGATGCCCGTAAGCAGCTCCTTCAGTATGATGACGTTATGCGCGAGCAGCGTGATATTATTTACGAACAGCGTATGGAAGTGCTTGAGTCTGACAATCTCCGTTCTGTTGTTGAAAAAATGATTGAGTCGACAGTGGAGAGAACAATTTCTTCCTATACTCCGGCTGAGGAAGTTCCTGAAGACTGGAACTTACAGGGTGCTGTAGATTACATCAATGCTACCGTCCTCAATGAAGAGGAAATTACCCTGAAAGATATTACAGGGCTTGAGCCTGAAGAAATGACTGAGCTTATTTTAGATAAAGTTCAGGAGGAATATAATAAGAGGGAAGAGCAGATTACCCCTGAAACGATGCGGGAATTTGAAAAAGTTATTCTCCTTCGCACAGTAGACCAGAAGTGGATGGACCATATCGACCAGATGGAACAGCTGCGCCAGGGTATTCACCTTCGTGCATATGGCCAGAACGATCCCCTTCGTGAGTATAAATTTGAAGGCTTCGAGATGTTTGAGGCCATGATCGCTGCGATTGAAGAGGAAGTCTCCCGTTATATCATGAAGGCGACGGTACAGTCAGACCAGAATCTGGAGCGGAAACAAGTGGCTGAAGGAAAAGCGGTCCACAAGAGCGTAAATGAAGCGAATGAAGAGAAAAAGAAGAAAACTCCAGTCCGCAATGATAACGTGGTAGGACGAAATGACCCTTGCCCATGCGGTTCAGGGAAGAAATACAAGCAGTGCCACGGCCGCTAA
- the raiA gene encoding ribosome-associated translation inhibitor RaiA, translating to MQFNIRGENLEITPALRDYVEKKVGKLEKYFENLQSEVMVKMSVLNTDQKVEITIPMPKLVLRAEETHADMYAAIDMVIDKLERQIRKHKTKVNRKFRTEDSVRYMFKNELEPVAQEPVEDDELEVVRTKRFDLKPMDAEEAILQMDMLGHNFFVFSNSVSGSTNVVYKRRDGKYGLIEPEA from the coding sequence ATGCAATTTAACATTCGCGGCGAGAACCTTGAAATAACTCCAGCTCTTAGAGATTATGTGGAGAAAAAGGTAGGCAAACTTGAAAAGTATTTTGAAAATCTTCAATCTGAAGTAATGGTTAAGATGAGTGTATTAAATACGGATCAGAAGGTGGAAATTACTATTCCGATGCCGAAGCTCGTATTAAGAGCAGAGGAAACTCATGCAGATATGTATGCAGCCATTGATATGGTGATTGATAAACTTGAAAGACAGATCCGAAAGCACAAAACAAAAGTTAACCGCAAATTCCGCACAGAGGACAGCGTAAGATATATGTTTAAAAATGAATTGGAGCCTGTTGCGCAGGAACCTGTGGAGGATGATGAACTGGAAGTGGTGCGGACAAAACGGTTTGATTTAAAACCAATGGACGCTGAAGAGGCAATCCTGCAAATGGATATGCTCGGCCACAACTTTTTCGTATTCTCTAATTCGGTCAGCGGCAGCACAAACGTTGTTTATAAGCGAAGAGACGGCAAGTACGGTTTAATCGAGCCGGAAGCCTGA
- a CDS encoding cold-shock protein, whose product MQGKVKWFNAEKGFGFIEREGGEDVFVHYSAIEQEGFKTLEEGQEVEFEIVDGARGPQASNVTKL is encoded by the coding sequence ATGCAAGGAAAAGTTAAATGGTTTAACGCAGAAAAAGGTTTTGGATTTATCGAGCGTGAGGGCGGGGAAGATGTATTCGTACATTATTCTGCTATCGAGCAGGAAGGTTTCAAGACTCTTGAAGAAGGACAGGAAGTAGAGTTTGAAATTGTTGATGGTGCTCGTGGTCCCCAGGCTTCCAACGTGACAAAGCTTTAA
- the asnB gene encoding asparagine synthase (glutamine-hydrolyzing) → MCGFIGMVSEERSTLLRQPLEAMMNIISHRGPDDGGTFEEEFVRFGFRRLSIVDIENGNQPMSYLLGRYTIIFNGEIYNALELREELQQKGAAFETTSDTEVILASYFLYGKNCVNLLKGMFSFLIWDREKEELFGARDPFGIKPLFYRALRDSTVVFASEKKALYLMPEPATVNYEAVFHYLTFQYTPEPATAAKQINKIPPGHHFSWRAGEGLSISQYWKPAFAEKESMKIKAINLIKAPFIIDKTRKEKAEFLEKIKDTLTDSVKRHMRADVPVGAFLSGGIDSSAIVALARKEHPDLKTFTAEFEREGFSEGDIAEETAEALQVNHTRVPVTPEDVMKEFPKIIWHLDEPVADPAAIPLYFVAREASRHVKVVLSGEGADELFGGYNIYHEPHSLRLFKTVPGQLKPAFRKLAHQLPEGMKGRNFIIRGMTPIEERFVGNAKIFTDGEKDSVLLPFSPHLRTGQVMEELYQQAANYDDVTKMQYIDMHTWLRGDILVKADKMTMAHSLELRVPFLDRDVFDIASQLPVHGKISRGQTKKWLREALSDVVPAHVLHRRKLGFPVPIRHWLKEEMYDWAETWIKQSGADHIFNKSACLQLLEEHRSGKTDASRKIWTILTYMVWHHNFMENRDTQGEKVNQIS, encoded by the coding sequence ATGTGCGGATTTATCGGAATGGTTTCGGAAGAGAGGAGCACCCTCCTTCGCCAGCCATTAGAAGCGATGATGAATATCATCTCCCACCGGGGCCCTGATGATGGAGGAACGTTTGAAGAGGAATTCGTCCGCTTCGGATTCAGAAGACTTAGTATTGTAGATATCGAGAACGGAAATCAGCCAATGAGTTATCTCCTTGGCCGCTATACAATTATATTTAATGGGGAAATATACAATGCCCTGGAACTTCGTGAGGAATTGCAGCAAAAAGGTGCTGCTTTTGAAACTACTTCTGACACGGAAGTTATTTTAGCATCATACTTCTTGTATGGAAAAAACTGCGTGAATCTGCTTAAAGGAATGTTCTCTTTTTTGATATGGGACCGGGAAAAAGAAGAGCTTTTCGGTGCCAGAGATCCTTTCGGAATAAAACCTTTGTTTTACCGGGCACTAAGAGATTCCACCGTTGTTTTTGCATCGGAAAAGAAAGCTTTATATTTAATGCCTGAACCAGCAACGGTAAACTATGAAGCAGTGTTTCATTATTTAACATTCCAGTACACGCCTGAGCCGGCAACTGCTGCAAAACAAATTAATAAAATACCACCAGGGCACCATTTTTCGTGGAGGGCTGGAGAAGGTCTGTCAATCAGCCAGTACTGGAAACCTGCATTTGCTGAAAAAGAAAGCATGAAAATAAAAGCAATTAACTTAATTAAAGCACCATTTATTATAGATAAGACGAGGAAAGAGAAAGCTGAGTTTCTGGAAAAAATAAAGGACACGCTGACTGATTCAGTGAAACGCCATATGAGGGCTGACGTTCCGGTTGGCGCGTTCCTATCAGGAGGAATCGACTCCTCTGCAATCGTTGCACTTGCCAGAAAAGAACATCCTGACCTGAAAACTTTTACTGCTGAGTTTGAAAGAGAAGGCTTCAGTGAAGGGGATATAGCGGAAGAAACGGCGGAAGCTCTTCAGGTAAATCACACCCGTGTGCCTGTGACCCCGGAAGATGTCATGAAAGAATTCCCTAAAATCATCTGGCATCTGGATGAGCCTGTTGCTGATCCCGCAGCGATACCACTTTATTTTGTCGCCAGGGAAGCGAGCCGCCATGTAAAGGTGGTTCTCTCCGGCGAAGGAGCGGATGAGCTTTTCGGAGGGTACAATATTTACCACGAACCTCATTCCCTGAGATTATTCAAAACTGTTCCCGGCCAGCTGAAGCCCGCTTTCCGGAAGCTCGCCCATCAACTGCCGGAAGGAATGAAAGGACGTAACTTCATTATACGGGGTATGACTCCCATAGAAGAACGTTTTGTTGGAAACGCCAAAATCTTCACAGACGGTGAAAAAGACAGCGTCCTCCTTCCTTTTTCACCTCATCTCAGGACAGGTCAGGTTATGGAGGAACTCTATCAACAGGCGGCAAATTATGATGACGTGACAAAGATGCAGTACATCGATATGCACACATGGCTTCGGGGAGATATTCTTGTAAAGGCCGACAAAATGACTATGGCTCATTCCCTGGAATTACGTGTCCCGTTTCTTGACAGAGATGTATTTGATATCGCTTCCCAGCTGCCGGTCCACGGAAAAATCAGCCGGGGACAGACCAAGAAGTGGCTGAGGGAAGCCCTGTCCGATGTAGTGCCTGCCCATGTTCTCCATAGACGGAAGCTTGGATTTCCTGTCCCTATCCGCCATTGGCTGAAGGAGGAAATGTACGATTGGGCTGAAACATGGATCAAACAAAGCGGCGCAGACCATATTTTTAACAAATCAGCCTGCCTGCAGCTTCTGGAAGAGCACAGGTCCGGAAAAACGGACGCCAGCCGAAAAATCTGGACGATTCTTACCTATATGGTCTGGCACCATAATTTTATGGAAAACAGAGACACCCAGGGAGAAAAAGTCAACCAAATCAGTTAA
- a CDS encoding transposase, with product MSRSPIFLHEKDYEKFFSILNNTLHYSPFNLHAYCLMANHYHLLIGTKKDPLMKIMHAVNGGYATWFNKKYDHSGHVFQSRYTASPVPSDYAMMTVSAYIHNNPRAANITSNPADYPWSSYQYYCIPDIIAERNPKPFDTASTTPGTESAFAMEALSRLHSPPILPGCAPRSPPHAFTTDRLRQLFPTPLHHYYPRFTEREWKLRTLQKSALLNKNQEE from the coding sequence GTGAGCCGTTCCCCAATATTCCTTCATGAGAAAGATTATGAAAAATTCTTCTCCATCCTCAACAACACCTTACATTACAGCCCTTTTAACCTGCATGCCTACTGTCTCATGGCCAACCATTATCATTTGCTCATCGGCACCAAAAAAGATCCACTGATGAAAATAATGCATGCAGTAAATGGAGGTTATGCCACCTGGTTTAATAAGAAATACGACCACTCAGGCCATGTGTTCCAAAGCAGGTACACTGCAAGCCCTGTTCCCTCTGACTATGCCATGATGACAGTAAGCGCCTATATACATAATAATCCCCGTGCAGCCAATATTACCAGTAACCCCGCAGACTATCCGTGGAGCAGCTATCAATATTATTGCATTCCGGACATAATAGCGGAGCGAAATCCAAAGCCATTCGATACAGCCAGTACCACCCCTGGCACGGAATCAGCTTTTGCCATGGAAGCACTATCAAGGCTCCATTCCCCTCCCATCCTCCCTGGCTGTGCTCCCCGATCGCCTCCGCATGCCTTTACAACAGACAGACTCAGACAGCTTTTCCCAACACCTCTCCATCATTATTATCCCCGTTTCACAGAACGGGAATGGAAGTTACGCACACTGCAAAAGTCCGCATTGTTAAATAAAAATCAGGAGGAATAG
- a CDS encoding single-stranded DNA-binding protein, whose amino-acid sequence MYNQITLIGRIVKDPVVNTTKDGIAVTRINLAVRRPFKNQEGNYDTDFLSCTAWKKLAETSGDYCTKGSLVCVTGRIQMRNYETSDNKRLTFPELIAENITFLHLKRNQQAEEIPIPGEEHAPPPRQNQTVAAVSSGSPVSSPVQTEQQPRHPVQSSSGPPAQTHAARENVQNF is encoded by the coding sequence ATGTATAACCAAATTACCTTAATAGGACGAATCGTGAAGGACCCCGTAGTAAACACCACCAAAGATGGCATCGCCGTCACCAGGATTAACCTTGCTGTCCGCCGCCCATTTAAAAATCAGGAAGGAAACTACGACACGGATTTTCTCTCCTGCACGGCATGGAAAAAGCTTGCTGAAACAAGCGGCGATTATTGTACAAAAGGTTCCCTCGTCTGCGTTACCGGAAGGATCCAGATGCGAAACTATGAAACAAGTGATAATAAGCGGCTCACCTTCCCTGAACTCATTGCTGAAAACATTACCTTTCTGCACCTGAAAAGAAACCAGCAAGCGGAGGAGATTCCCATTCCGGGAGAAGAGCATGCGCCGCCCCCTCGTCAAAACCAGACAGTGGCAGCAGTATCAAGCGGATCACCCGTTTCCTCCCCTGTTCAAACTGAGCAACAGCCCCGGCATCCAGTTCAATCTTCTTCAGGCCCACCTGCACAAACCCATGCTGCCCGGGAGAATGTACAAAACTTTTAA
- a CDS encoding sodium/proline symporter, translated as MDITAHPLTVTVLILYLIVLVVIGFISSKKSSQGLTSFFLAGRNLNKWTVALSAVSSGRSSWLVLGVTGTAYLTGLNAVWAIAGYITVEVFLFFFVASRFRRFSGNTGSITIPDIFESRVGDPKRILRLVSSLIILFFMVAYVGSQLVGGATAFSGSLGITQTQGMWLTAAIIFLYTILGGFHAVSKTDVLQIGFMFFSLVILPIAGIIQLGGFDPVLQAMQAEGGGFTSPFAFAFGAIIGLLGIGFGSPGNPHIIVRYMSLKNVKEMRQAALIATIWNVVMGWGAIMVGLVGRAYFPTVDELPNSNSEQIFTSLGAEVMNPFFAGILLVAVLAAIMSSADSQLLVGASAAVRDIYERIFARDKEIPQEKLVLYSRIVIFIIMGLSIWLASAAEEFVFWMVLFAFGGLGACFGPALILTFYWKGLTRAGVLTGMITGLITVIMVAEQPEWTYAFIDVHEFLNNYFFGITYEAVPGFLVATFFTVVVSLFTKRPANTDELMDKMKNAG; from the coding sequence ATGGATATAACAGCCCATCCCTTAACTGTTACAGTACTCATTTTATATTTGATTGTTCTTGTTGTAATAGGGTTCATCAGCTCTAAAAAAAGCTCCCAGGGACTGACAAGCTTCTTCCTTGCGGGAAGAAACCTCAATAAATGGACGGTCGCACTATCTGCTGTCAGTTCAGGAAGAAGCTCCTGGCTCGTGCTGGGTGTAACAGGAACTGCCTATCTCACTGGACTGAATGCGGTCTGGGCAATAGCCGGATATATAACTGTGGAAGTTTTCCTGTTTTTCTTTGTTGCTTCCCGATTCAGAAGATTCAGTGGAAATACCGGAAGTATAACTATCCCGGATATATTTGAAAGCCGCGTTGGAGATCCCAAGCGAATTCTTCGGCTTGTAAGTTCCTTAATTATCCTTTTCTTCATGGTGGCATATGTAGGAAGCCAACTGGTCGGCGGAGCAACCGCATTCTCAGGAAGTCTCGGGATTACTCAGACCCAGGGAATGTGGCTGACTGCAGCTATTATTTTTCTCTATACCATATTAGGCGGCTTCCATGCCGTAAGTAAAACTGATGTGCTCCAAATCGGTTTCATGTTTTTCTCCCTCGTTATTCTGCCAATCGCAGGGATCATTCAATTAGGGGGATTTGATCCAGTCCTTCAAGCTATGCAAGCAGAGGGCGGCGGCTTTACCAGTCCATTCGCCTTTGCATTTGGAGCAATCATAGGTCTGCTTGGTATAGGCTTCGGCAGTCCCGGAAATCCTCACATTATCGTCCGATATATGAGCTTGAAGAATGTGAAAGAAATGCGGCAGGCAGCACTCATCGCAACAATCTGGAACGTAGTAATGGGCTGGGGCGCAATAATGGTCGGACTAGTCGGACGTGCTTATTTTCCAACTGTCGACGAGCTGCCAAATTCCAACTCCGAACAGATTTTCACCTCGTTGGGCGCTGAGGTAATGAACCCTTTCTTTGCAGGAATTTTGCTCGTGGCAGTACTTGCAGCAATAATGAGTTCTGCGGACAGCCAGCTTCTGGTTGGAGCAAGCGCAGCAGTCAGGGATATATATGAGCGTATTTTTGCCAGAGATAAAGAAATTCCGCAGGAAAAACTCGTATTGTACAGCCGAATCGTCATTTTTATAATTATGGGATTGTCTATCTGGCTTGCATCTGCTGCAGAAGAATTTGTCTTCTGGATGGTCCTGTTCGCCTTCGGGGGTCTTGGTGCATGCTTTGGCCCTGCACTCATTCTCACCTTCTATTGGAAGGGACTGACAAGAGCAGGTGTCCTGACAGGTATGATTACCGGCCTTATTACCGTTATTATGGTTGCCGAACAGCCGGAATGGACATATGCATTTATTGATGTGCATGAATTCCTGAATAATTACTTCTTCGGCATCACTTACGAAGCCGTACCAGGATTCCTGGTCGCAACCTTCTTTACGGTGGTAGTCAGCCTGTTTACTAAAAGGCCGGCGAACACCGATGAATTAATGGATAAAATGAAAAATGCAGGTTAA